From Halorubrum salinarum, the proteins below share one genomic window:
- a CDS encoding DUF6517 family protein, with product MNRDPTAEHDAENSDASDAVTRRRALAAGGAVGLASLAGCTAFEVATGEGPAEFAAGTATVADATLSESGYELNEVSEETLSREVEAAGQTREVRVTNTVAEYDKAVELFGERYQAAVFAAVTTPQIEVLGRALNPIAEFSTRERAELILSRFEGVGDLERGSEYSTEVLGSDAGVVVYTADAEIEGTGVTTELELHIGEPVGVGSDFVLPLAAYPAAFSDGENVRRMMNGIEHEPNEEN from the coding sequence ATGAACCGAGACCCGACCGCCGAGCACGACGCCGAGAACAGCGACGCGAGCGACGCCGTCACCCGTCGCCGGGCGCTCGCGGCGGGCGGGGCGGTCGGTCTCGCGAGCCTCGCCGGCTGTACCGCGTTCGAGGTCGCCACCGGCGAGGGGCCGGCGGAGTTCGCGGCCGGCACGGCCACGGTCGCCGACGCCACGCTCTCGGAGAGCGGGTACGAGCTCAACGAGGTCTCGGAGGAGACCCTCTCCCGGGAGGTCGAGGCGGCCGGGCAGACCCGCGAGGTCCGGGTGACGAACACGGTCGCCGAGTACGACAAGGCCGTCGAGCTGTTCGGCGAGCGCTACCAGGCCGCCGTCTTCGCCGCGGTGACGACGCCGCAGATCGAGGTACTGGGCCGGGCGCTGAACCCGATCGCCGAGTTCAGCACCCGCGAGCGCGCCGAGCTCATCCTGAGCCGCTTCGAGGGCGTCGGGGACCTCGAACGCGGCTCGGAGTACTCGACCGAGGTCCTCGGCTCGGACGCCGGGGTCGTCGTGTACACGGCCGACGCGGAGATCGAGGGCACCGGCGTGACCACCGAGCTGGAGCTCCACATCGGCGAGCCGGTCGGCGTCGGGAGCGACTTCGTCCTCCCGCTCGCGGCGTACCCGGCCGCGTTCAGCGACGGCGAGAACGTCCGCCGGATGATGAACGGGATCGAACACGAGCCGAACGAGGAGAACTGA
- a CDS encoding DUF373 family protein, with protein MLLVLCVDLDDDLGRKTGIPTPVIGDEDVTEAAVALATADPEDSDVNVLFQGVNVHDELAAEGEAVEVAAVTGVDGPDVKANRAVGQEVDRVLAELSTGEEVSAVVITDGAQDESVLPVIRSRMPIDGMRRVVVRQAQDLESLYYTIKQVLADPETRGTILIPLGVLLLIYPLVVVANLFDVAGAAVLGILSGAVGLYSLFRGLGLEESVDGAAESVRNVLYTGRVTLVTYVVALALIVVGGVQGVDTVDTVRTALGSPLAAGTALAAFVHGFVQWLGVAGVTSSLGQITDEYLAGRFRWRYLNAPFYVASIAVVLFAVSGFFLPDAPGVTALGLSELALALAAGTLIGVLSTLAFAVAESQLPSAEPV; from the coding sequence ATGCTGCTCGTCCTCTGCGTCGACCTCGACGACGACCTCGGCCGCAAGACGGGGATCCCTACCCCCGTCATCGGCGACGAGGACGTCACGGAGGCCGCGGTCGCGCTCGCGACCGCCGACCCGGAGGACTCCGACGTGAACGTCCTCTTCCAGGGCGTCAACGTCCACGACGAGCTCGCCGCGGAGGGCGAGGCCGTCGAGGTCGCGGCCGTCACCGGCGTCGACGGCCCCGACGTGAAGGCGAATCGCGCGGTCGGTCAGGAGGTCGACCGCGTGCTCGCCGAGCTGTCGACCGGCGAGGAGGTGTCGGCGGTCGTGATCACCGACGGCGCCCAAGACGAGTCCGTCCTCCCCGTGATCCGGTCGCGGATGCCGATCGACGGGATGCGCCGCGTCGTCGTCCGCCAGGCGCAGGACCTCGAGTCGCTGTACTACACGATCAAGCAGGTCCTCGCGGACCCGGAGACCCGCGGGACGATCCTCATCCCGCTGGGCGTGCTCCTCCTCATCTACCCGCTCGTCGTCGTCGCGAACCTCTTCGACGTCGCCGGCGCGGCCGTGCTGGGGATCCTCTCGGGCGCCGTCGGCCTCTACTCGCTGTTCCGCGGGCTGGGGCTCGAAGAGAGCGTCGACGGCGCCGCTGAGAGCGTCCGCAACGTGCTGTACACCGGCCGCGTGACGCTCGTCACCTACGTCGTCGCGCTCGCGCTGATCGTCGTCGGCGGCGTTCAGGGGGTCGACACCGTCGACACGGTCCGGACCGCGCTGGGGAGCCCGCTCGCCGCCGGCACCGCCCTCGCGGCGTTCGTCCACGGGTTCGTCCAGTGGCTCGGCGTCGCGGGCGTCACCTCCAGCCTCGGCCAGATCACCGACGAGTACCTCGCCGGTCGGTTCCGGTGGCGCTACCTCAACGCGCCGTTCTACGTGGCCTCAATCGCCGTCGTGCTGTTCGCGGTCTCCGGGTTCTTCCTCCCGGACGCGCCGGGCGTGACGGCGCTCGGCCTCTCGGAGCTGGCGTTGGCGCTCGCGGCGGGGACGCTCATCGGCGTGTTGAGCACGCTCGCGTTCGCGGTCGCGGAGTCGCAGCTCCCGTCCGCGGAACCGGTGTGA
- a CDS encoding DUF7139 domain-containing protein codes for MTSLSEAYGGRGRSGVDPRRLYLGVGSFVAGALLVVAGILVAAEVAMPSGFSSGTAREVGGILGGVGVPLVLLGVMAVLPADRNTYAAAAVGAAVMCLGVALFAHAYPQQWVGGPRPELTDLTLPTAGVYFLGAATTLWSVFVGVANFKTRNDPGGTVSMEVTHKGETKVVEVPRDQLSGPGGVGLLGGTPDGEVETQTNRPDDANRPTPGASRPADRDPAGAAAGTGATNGSGATNGSGATVASGASDRSGGRSNDRSAAGDRSNGTGPSGSGRSGTGGAPGPGSAGVSDGGSAETDISSPLDGPGPEGPASPSTPSPGSPAARDGPGDAYCGNCEKFDYVRTEDGMRPYCAHYDELMDDMEACDAWTPR; via the coding sequence ATGACCAGTCTCTCGGAGGCGTACGGTGGACGGGGGCGCTCCGGGGTCGACCCGCGTCGGCTGTACCTCGGTGTGGGGTCGTTCGTCGCGGGCGCGCTGCTCGTCGTCGCGGGGATCCTCGTGGCGGCCGAGGTGGCGATGCCGTCGGGGTTCTCGTCCGGGACCGCCAGGGAGGTCGGCGGGATCCTCGGCGGCGTCGGCGTCCCGCTCGTGTTGCTCGGCGTGATGGCCGTCCTCCCGGCCGACCGCAACACCTACGCCGCGGCGGCCGTCGGCGCGGCCGTCATGTGTCTCGGCGTGGCCCTGTTCGCTCACGCGTACCCCCAGCAGTGGGTCGGCGGGCCGCGCCCGGAGCTGACCGACCTCACCCTCCCGACCGCGGGCGTCTACTTCCTCGGCGCCGCGACGACGCTGTGGAGCGTGTTCGTCGGCGTCGCCAACTTCAAGACCCGCAACGACCCCGGCGGCACCGTCTCGATGGAGGTGACCCACAAGGGGGAGACGAAGGTGGTCGAGGTCCCCCGCGACCAACTGAGCGGCCCCGGCGGCGTCGGCCTCCTCGGCGGCACCCCCGACGGCGAGGTCGAGACGCAGACGAACCGCCCCGACGACGCGAACCGGCCGACGCCCGGCGCGTCCCGGCCGGCCGATCGAGACCCCGCCGGCGCGGCGGCCGGCACCGGAGCGACGAACGGATCGGGTGCGACCAACGGATCGGGAGCGACGGTCGCCTCCGGGGCGTCCGACCGATCGGGCGGTCGGTCGAACGACCGCTCCGCCGCGGGCGACCGGTCGAACGGCACGGGACCGTCCGGGTCGGGCCGGTCGGGCACGGGCGGCGCCCCCGGCCCCGGCTCGGCGGGCGTGAGCGACGGCGGCAGCGCCGAGACCGACATCAGCTCCCCGCTCGACGGCCCGGGGCCGGAGGGACCGGCCTCGCCGTCGACCCCTTCCCCCGGCTCCCCCGCCGCGCGCGACGGCCCCGGCGACGCCTACTGCGGCAACTGCGAGAAGTTCGACTACGTCCGGACCGAAGACGGGATGCGCCCCTACTGCGCGCACTACGACGAGCTGATGGACGACATGGAGGCGTGCGACGCCTGGACGCCGCGGTAG
- a CDS encoding hybrid sensor histidine kinase/response regulator produces MEPITDSIRVLYVDDEPEFAEMAATFLGREDDRFDVEIVSSGTEGSARLADESFDCVISDYDMPGQNGIEFLETVRDDHPDLPFILHTGKGSEEVASDAISAGVTDYIQKSGSADQYALLANRILNAVEAHRSRRIAAERTRRLETLISNLPGMVYRCRNEPGWPMETVRGEVEDLTGHSAGAIEGDDGVVWGEDILHPDDREEMWATVQAELSAGDTFEVTYRIVTEDGETRWMWERGRGVYADDGELDALKGFITDITERKQREQELAESESRYRTLAENFPNGGVFYVDRDFRYQIVSGSGFDPLDTDPDDIVGRSVSEVERFPEELIETIEAVHEATLAGASERVEVPYEDRVFEIRTAPVREDGDVVAGLHIARDITERREREEELQRQNERLEKFARVVSHDLRNPLNVVEGRLELARAECDSDQLLEAEQALERGQALVDDLLSLAREGKVVTETEPVPLKEVVEGCWAGVETGDATLNVDADRTVVADRGRLKQLLENLIRNAIDHVGPEVTVEVGRLADGFYVADDGPGIAAADREAVFESAYSTVPDNTGFGLAIVGEIADAHGWDVTVTESAAGGARFEITGVRFAA; encoded by the coding sequence ATGGAGCCGATAACCGACTCGATCCGCGTCCTGTACGTCGACGACGAGCCGGAGTTCGCAGAGATGGCTGCGACCTTTCTCGGACGCGAAGACGACCGGTTCGACGTCGAGATCGTGTCGAGCGGGACCGAGGGGTCGGCCAGGCTGGCCGACGAGTCGTTCGACTGCGTGATCTCCGATTACGACATGCCGGGACAAAACGGGATCGAGTTCCTCGAGACCGTCCGCGACGACCACCCCGACCTCCCGTTCATCCTCCACACCGGCAAGGGGAGCGAGGAGGTCGCCAGCGACGCGATCTCGGCCGGCGTCACCGACTACATTCAGAAGTCCGGAAGCGCCGATCAGTACGCGCTGCTCGCCAACCGGATCCTGAACGCCGTCGAGGCGCACCGGTCGCGGCGCATCGCGGCGGAACGGACGCGGCGGTTGGAGACGCTCATCAGCAACCTGCCGGGGATGGTGTACCGGTGTCGGAACGAGCCGGGGTGGCCGATGGAGACCGTCAGGGGCGAAGTCGAGGACCTCACCGGGCACAGCGCCGGCGCGATCGAGGGCGACGACGGGGTCGTCTGGGGCGAGGACATCCTCCACCCCGACGACAGAGAGGAGATGTGGGCGACCGTCCAGGCGGAGCTTTCCGCCGGCGACACCTTCGAGGTCACCTACCGCATCGTCACCGAGGACGGCGAGACGAGGTGGATGTGGGAGCGCGGGCGAGGCGTGTACGCGGACGACGGCGAACTGGACGCCCTAAAGGGGTTCATCACCGACATCACCGAACGGAAACAGCGCGAGCAGGAGCTCGCGGAAAGCGAGTCCCGGTACCGGACGCTCGCGGAGAACTTCCCGAACGGCGGCGTCTTCTACGTCGACCGCGATTTTCGGTACCAGATCGTCTCCGGGAGCGGCTTCGACCCGCTCGACACCGATCCCGACGACATCGTGGGGCGCAGCGTCTCCGAGGTCGAGCGGTTCCCCGAGGAGCTTATCGAGACGATCGAGGCGGTCCACGAGGCGACGCTGGCCGGAGCGTCGGAGCGCGTCGAGGTGCCCTACGAGGACCGGGTGTTCGAGATACGGACGGCGCCGGTCCGCGAGGACGGCGACGTCGTCGCCGGGCTCCACATCGCGCGGGACATCACAGAGCGGCGGGAGCGCGAGGAGGAGCTCCAGCGACAGAACGAGCGCTTAGAGAAGTTCGCGAGGGTCGTCAGCCACGACCTCCGGAACCCGCTGAACGTGGTCGAGGGGCGGCTCGAACTGGCCCGGGCCGAGTGCGACAGCGACCAGCTCCTCGAGGCCGAGCAGGCGCTCGAACGCGGGCAGGCGCTCGTCGACGATCTGCTGTCGTTGGCGCGCGAGGGGAAGGTCGTCACCGAGACCGAGCCCGTCCCCCTGAAGGAGGTGGTCGAGGGGTGCTGGGCGGGCGTCGAGACCGGCGACGCGACGCTGAACGTCGACGCCGACCGAACGGTGGTGGCTGACCGAGGGCGGCTGAAACAGCTCCTCGAGAACCTGATCCGGAACGCCATCGACCACGTCGGTCCGGAGGTGACCGTCGAGGTCGGGCGCCTCGCGGACGGGTTCTACGTCGCGGACGACGGCCCCGGGATCGCCGCGGCCGACCGGGAGGCGGTGTTCGAGTCGGCGTACTCGACGGTGCCGGACAACACCGGATTCGGGCTGGCGATCGTCGGCGAGATCGCGGACGCGCACGGCTGGGACGTGACCGTCACCGAAAGCGCGGCCGGCGGCGCGCGGTTCGAGATCACCGGGGTCCGGTTCGCCGCGTAG